One segment of Panicum virgatum strain AP13 chromosome 1K, P.virgatum_v5, whole genome shotgun sequence DNA contains the following:
- the LOC120704532 gene encoding uncharacterized protein LOC120704532: MEELGAGVRGLEDHAADAARLRGAEDALSAAAAPESATAAEVCGAPEARLPADADQEKGGDFAVGLVAPVEAVPASTEGRKLQIGLGKGSSLEPKDVEVEVEKGGSLAPASQSSAEPGGLQTCHEANGGLPHKTLCAPKDTGCVSGMLEETTEESQFEQEGLVGNGGDWVAEVQGVNATLEDLRIACDEAECDHAGLLGSTSRGSEQEPCAVDGSGSITDANDELQQDALMLDNEAVVSKPSTSRGSEQKPCAVNGTGSITDANDELQQDALMPDNEAAVSRPAHEDSVPSISGGINLPLDGKTGQFGGISGDSMMCHVSDGGMWNDGLCATGGKGSQFIDSRCMYDTVDMATEGSPCQQGVLAGGRGVSCGVVDDSQTCYEEPHCDNEGLPDLVNRDIEQLPCSMGAMCLKKNANHDLEKDGLSYSSWTLHEDSVPSISGHSPAVSLDGKTGQISELPEHRCMVKVACSAELCGTFSCESAFHKEAPEDERRFYRRKVNSSEEDLRTDCMEAAHDNGGLSDLGKHHSEKLLCGADGLPLMTGANHELEKAGFLPNINSVASCQVDETSVPSVYGSSIDVPLDGEVGQAVDTSENSAGFEKLVCDSLGGDMSLCDSGLRTEAYGDENQHSGPHADKELQHTPLKYGTSGLSLEGNLCVSSYNQPCDDEPCCSGKESSALCLGHQDSAVDRSGHLDQGLDASTCAGDCSIDFVNNANDGELQSQKLTALNVFRRRNPKRAASSRRDSERSNQMNQASSSTCKPKKVDVASSLQQNTTSLFPNKISKGRSGMNRPPKPSTWGSLKVLLDGFCQSCRPSTSNSHPTCLDKGRSDNRSDQKSQPSIRRSRSSRSSKSKFSSMSVTGYAASELNGQLTLSTVVDIGHAASELNKQPACSTVADTDVSLESRRQNIPKLSSDTSINIFDSTSNTAKSTDSYCTVKPKCIQTDVQQLERALVSSIKETCGADVHGECAKLSTSEPSLTKANDSAMLRVEFSPDSVLDVASVTCEGNASGSHDVMLHENSTNTGALNVGGYHPSVSSTSNFGKEQALLSLKNLEQQAKTTLHDDTRKEEIDPSHATVDSDVGEGKVQALQKSNAVRKIRVVRKSGCKSKDRSKGKRKNVIGPTKISPCEASKHRPFSSDSISPDPSESILRTRPPEFGSCSAALTSGTQDHAIYEHDIIGSHSVMDGDSGSAFDSMKSPRRKKKDSNAGKKKGKVQDRHKKEKSSKKNIADDTSFDHGLLNLPSSDLAVSSMNEQSNLDPATEFAPKNSSAISTDLPGNAACKMDGASVPPPPPRAAWVCCDDCQKWRCIPAELVDVIGETRWTCKDNGDKAFANCSIPQEKTNAEINAELDLSDASADEADDDRSNSKACKAPSWTPIRSNLFLRPRRPQSIDESMVCNCKPPQDGRLGCRDGCLNRMLNIECVKRTCPCGEQCSNQKFQRRSYAKLRWFHSGKKGYGLQLQEDVTEGRFLIEYVGEVLDITSYESRQRYYASKGQKHFYFMALNGGEVIDACTKGNLGRFINHSCSPNCRTEKWMVNGEVCIGIFAMRNIKKGEELTFDYNYVRVSGAAPQKCFCGTAKCRGYIGGDISVVDTVTQDDAEAGHFEQMVPDKDSERLMGANGSDSDGSLQNIAEPDFSIQGGDLHDCSAAKAELEPLEQTGGTVVETCEPQNSLEAWSPQEDEDVIRTPVHVSRTLESSLQQFPVPGPLSSDLLQKTANSVEGTKAANVINGSTPSSDFRSDLIPGFNANKRNNLKQHRNVKPQSSTPIDNEHILGVEGRLNYLLDENGGISKRKDATNGYLRLLLVTAAEGDSAGGTSKSVRDLSLILDALLKTKSHSVLLDIINKNGLQMLQNILKQNRTDFYRIPIVRKLLKVLEFLAQKGILTSQHINGGPRCVGVESFRDSMLSLVRHKNFQVQQSARKFRDRWILHNNARSEPTEYPHTSTFAQDIQGTNIVWSSARRKRKSRWDYQPDEHYKMVGLKIQKVFYGHGEYDVRNKLQRNQGTNNCYIGVHHMESSTEVADDDVPPGFEPKQECQPSQLSIGSEVAPGLCMERNQPSLSVSHGVPVKLGEHFGTPETEGGQCHQNWKVAPGVPFSSFPPLPTYPRGSPCPSTSSSHMFRPDGTSPVNHNSSGNCGRTAGRWKSA, from the exons atggaggagctcggcgcgGGCGTGCGCGGGCTGGAGGATCATGCTGCTGACGCCGCGCGGCTGCGGGGAGCGGAGGACGCTCTGtctgcggcagcggcgcctgaaTCGGCCACCGCCGCGGAGGTATGCGGCGCCCCGGAGGCTAGATTGCCCGCGGATGCAGACCAGGAGAAAGGGGGCGACTTTGCTGTCGGATTGGTGGCTCCTGTCGAGGCTGTTCCTGCCTCGACTGAAGGGAGAAAGCTTCAGATAGGCCTGGGGAAGGGTTCTAGTTTGGAGCCGAAGgacgtggaggtggaggtggagaaggGAGGTAGTTTGGCTCCCGCGTCGCAGAGTTCCGCTGAACCTGGCGGTTTGCAGACGTGTCATGAGGCCAATGGCGGGTTGCCGCATAAGACGTTATGTGCCCCCAAGGACACCGGATGCGTGTCTGGCATGTTGGAGGAAACGACAGAGGAAAGCCAGTTTGAGCAGGAGGGTTTGGTGGGTAACGGAGGTGATTGGGTTGCCGAGGTGCAGGGAGTAAATGCAACTCTAGAAGATTTACGGATTGCTTGCGATGAAGCAGAATGTGATCATGCAGGCTTGTTGGGTTCAACGAGTCGTGGTAGCGAGCAAGAGCCATGTGCCGTTGATGGCTCAGGATCCATCACAGATGCTAATGATGAGCTACAACAGGATGCTTTGATGCTGGATAATGAAGCCGTAGTCTCCAAGCCATCAACGAGTCGTGGTAGTGAGCAAAAGCCATGTGCCGTTAATGGCACAGGATCCATCACGGATGCTAATGATGAGCTACAACAGGATGCTTTGATGCCAGATAATGAAGCCGCGGTCTCCAGGCCAGCGCATGAAGATTCAGTTCCTTCTATTTCAGGTGGCATTAATCTTCCTTTAGATGGAAAGACAGGTCAGTTTGGTGGAATATCTGGTGATTCAATGATGTGCCATGTGTCCGATGGAGGGATGTGGAATGACGGTTTATGTGCCACTGGAGGTAAAGGATCTCAGTTCATTGATTCTAGATGCATGTATGACACGGTGGACATGGCAACAGAGGGAAGTCCATGTCAGCAGGGCGTTTTGGCAGGTGGGAGAGGTGTTTCGTGTGGTGTTGTGGATGATTCACAAACATGTTATGAGGAACCACATTGTGACAATGAAGGCTTGCCAGATTTGGTAAATCGTGATATTGAGCAGTTACCATGCAGCATGGGTGCCATGTGTTTGAAGAAAAATGCTAACCATGATCTCGAAAAGGATGGTTTGTCATATAGCTCTTGGACCTTGCACGAAGATTCAGTTCCTTCAATTTCCGGGCATAGTCCTGCTGTTTCTTTAGATGGCAAGACTGGTCAGATTAGTGAATTACCTGAACATAGGTGCATGGTAAAAGTGGCTTGCAGTGCAGAATTATGTGGTACATTTTCTTGTGAGAGTGCATTTCACAAGGAGGCTCCTGAAGATGAGCGCCGGTTTTACAGAAGGAAGGTAAACTCAAGTGAAGAGGATTTGCGAACAGATTGTATGGAAGCAGCCCATGACAATGGGGGCTTGTCAGATCTGGGGAAACATCACTCTGAGAAATTGCTATGTGGTGCTGATGGCCTGCCATTGATGACTGGTGCTAATCATGAGCTGGAAAAGGCTGGCTTCTTGCCAAATATCAATTCAGTAGCCTCCTGCCAAGTTGATGAAACATCAGTTCCTTCTGTTTACGGGAGCTCCATTGATGTTCCTTTAGATGGGGAGGTTGGTCAGGCTGTTGATACATCTGAAAATAGTGCAGGCTTTGAAAAATTGGTTTGTGATTCACTGGGAGGGGACATGTCGTTGTGTGACAGTGGCCTCCGGACGGAGGCCTACGGTGATGAGAATCAGCATTCTGGCCCTCATGCTGATAAAGAGTTGCAACATACCCCTCTGAAATATGGAACCTCTGGACTATCCCTAGAGGGAAACCTGTGTGTTTCTTCGTATAACCAACCTTGTGACGATGAACCTTGTTGTAGCGGCAAGGAATCATCTGCTCTATGCCTGGGTCATCAAGATTCTGCTGTTGATAGATCTGGCCATTTGGACCAAGGGCTCGATGCCAGTACTTGTGCTGGTGACTGTTCCATTGATTTTGTGAACAATGCTAATGATGGAGAATTACAAAGTCAAAAGCTGACAGCATTAAACGTGTTCAGACGTAGGAATCCAAAAAGAGCTGCTTCATCAAGAAGAGATTCTGAGAGGTCTAATCAAATGAACCAAGCAAGCAGTAGCACATGCAAACCAAAAAAGGTTGATGTCGCGAGCTCATTACAGCAAAACACCACGAGTCTGTTCCCAAACAAAATCTCTAAGGGAAGAAGTGGCATGAACAGGCCACCAAAACCCTCTACTTGGGGCAGTCTAAAAGTGCTATTAGATGGTTTCTGTCAAAGCTGTCGGCCGTCGACTTCTAATTCTCATCCAACTTGCCTGGACAAAGGAAGATCAGATAACAGATCTGATCAGAAAAGTCAGCCAAGTATTCGGAGAAGTCGAAGTTCAAGATCTTCAAAGAGTAAATTCTCTTCAATGTCTGTTACAGGGTATGCAGCTAGTGAATTAAATGGGCAATTGACCTTATCAACTGTGGTGGATATAGGGCATGCAGCTAGTGAATTGAACAAGCAACCAGCCTGTTCAACTGTGGCTGATACTGATGTTTCTTTGGAAAGTCGCAGACAAAACATTCCAAAGTTGTCTTCTGATACATCAATCAATATTTTTGATAGTACAAGCAATACTGCAAAGTCTACTGACAGTTATTGTACAGTGAAACCAAAGTGTATCCAGACTGATGTGCAGCAGTTGGAAAGGGCCTTGGTGAGTTCTATTAAAGAAACATGTGGTGCAGATGTCCATGGAGAGTGTGCTAAGCTTTCAACTTCTGAACCTTctttgaccaaggccaatgacAGTGCCATGCTGCGTGTTGAATTTTCGCCGGATTCTGTTTTGGATGTGGCTTCTGTTACATGCGAAGGTAATGCTTCTGGAAGCCATGATGTTATGTTACATGAAAACTCAACCAATACTGGTGCACTGAATGTTGGTGGCTATCATCCATCCGTTTCATCTACTTCCAACTTTGGAAAAGAACAAGCTTTATTATCATTGAAGAACTTGGAGCAGCAGGCTAAAACCACTTTGCATGACGACACCAGAAAGGAAGAGATCGATCCATCTCATGCCACGGTAGACAGTGATGTTGGTGAAGGAAAAGTGCAAGCTTTACAGAAGTCTAATGCAGTGAGGAAAATCAGAGTTGTCAGAAAGTCAGGTTGCAAAAGTAAAGATAGATCTaaagggaaaagaaagaatGTTATAGGACCCACCAAAATTTCTCCATGTGAAGCTTCAAAACATAGGCCATTTTCTAGCGATTCAATTTCTCCTGATCCATCTGAGTCAATTCTCCGCACAAGGCCTCCAGAGTTTGGTTCTTGTTCTGCAGCCCTAACTTCTGGCACACAGGATCATGCTATTTATGAACATGATATCATTGGAAGTCACTCTGTAATGGATGGTGACAGTGGGAGTGCATTTGACAGTATGAAATCACCAAGACGCAAGAAAAAGGATTCTAATGCAGGAAAGAAGAAGGGTAAGGTGCAGGATCGacataagaaagaaaaaagtaGCAAGAAAAATATAGCTGATGACACTTCCTTTGATCACGGTCTTTTAAATTTGCCTTCATCTGATCTGGCAGTGTCTAGTATGAATGAACAGA GTAATCTTGATCCTGCCACCGAATTTGCACCCAAGAACTCTAGTGCCATATCTACTGATTTACCTGGAAATGCTGCATGCAAAATGGATGGTGCATCtgtaccaccaccaccgccacgtgCTGCATGGGTGTGTTGTGATGATTGCCAAAAGTGGCGTTGCATACCTGCTGAACTTGTTGACGTCATTGGAGAAACAAGATG GACTTGTAAGGACAATGGAGACAAGGCATTTGCTAACTGTTCTATTCCACAAGAAAAGACAAATGCTGAGATCAATGCAGAACTCGACCTTTCGGATGCTTCGGCTGATGAAGCAGACGATGACAGATCCAACTCCAAAG CTTGCAAAGCACCATCCTGGACGCCTATTAGGTCAAATTTGTTTCTGCGGCCACGCAGGCCACAATCCATTGATGAG AGCATGGTGTGCAACTGCAAGCCTCCTCAGGATGGTCGACTGGGTTGTAGAGATGGCTGCTTGAACAGGATGCTCAACATTGAATGTGTCAAGCGTACATGTCCATGTGGAGAACAATGTTCTAATCAGAAG TTTCAGCGACGCAGCTATGCAAAACTGCGGTGGTTCCATTCTGGCAAGAAAGGTTATGGACTGCAGTTGCAGGAAGATGTTACTGAAGGAAGGTTTCTTATTGAATATGTTGGAGAG GTCCTTGACATAACGTCTTATGAATCCCGCCAAAGATATTATGCTTCCAAAGGCCAGAAACATTTCTACTTCATGGCCTTAAATGGTGGCGAG GTAATAGATGCTTGCACTAAGGGAAACTTGGGCCGATTCATCAATCATAGTTGCAGCCCTAACTGTCGTACAGAGAAG tgGATGGTCAATGGAGAAGTCTGCATTGGAATATTTGCTATGAGGAACATCAAGAAG GGTGAAGAATTGACATTTGATTACAACTATGTTCGTGTATCTGGTGCTGCTCCTCAAAAATGCTTCTGTGGTACTGCCAAATGTCGGGGTTACATTGGTGGAGACATATCAGTTGTTGATACTGTCACCCAAGATGATGCAGAAGCAGGGCATTTTGAACAAATGGTTCCTGACAAAGATTCTGAGAGGTTGATGGGAGCAAATGGGTCCGATTCTGATGGCAGTCTTCAAAATATTGCAGAACCTGACTTTTCTATTCAGGGGGGTGATTTACATGATTGCTCAGCTGCAAAAGCAGAGTTAGAACCCCTTGAGCAAACTGGAGGAACCGTAGTTGAAACTTGTGAGCCCCAAAATTCCTTGGAAGCATGGAGCCCGCAGGAAGATGAAGATGTCATCCGCACACCTGTGCATGTGTCACGAACACTTGAAAGTTCTTTGCAGCAGTTCCCAGTACCTGGTCCTCTGTCTTCAGATCTTTTGCAAAAGACTGCAAATTCAGTTGAAGGAACAAAGGCTGCAAATGTGATAAATGGATCGACACCTAGTTCTGATTTCAGGAGCGATCTGATACCTGGTTTCAATGCTAATAAGAGAAACAACTTAAAACAACATAGAAATGTGAAACCACAATCATCAACTCCAATTGACAATGAGCACATCTTGGGAG TTGAAGGGAGACTGAACTACCTTCTGGATGAGAATGGAGGTATCAGCAAACGAAAG GATGCTACAAATGGATACTTGAGGCTTCTCCTTGTGACTGCAGCAGAAGGTGACAGTGCTGGGGGCACATCTAAAAG TGTGAGGGATCTTTCATTGATCCTTGATGCACTTTTAAAAACAAAATCACATTCGGTCCTGTTggacatcatcaacaagaatg GATTGCAAATGCTTCAGAATATATTGAAGCAGAATAGAACCGACTTCTACCGGATACCTATTGTACGGAAGCTTCTTAAG GTACTGGAGTTTCTAGCTCAGAAAGGAATTTTGACATCTCAGCACATAAATGGAGGTCCTCGGTGTGTTGGAGTCGAAAG CTTCAGAGACTCGATGCTGAGCTTAGTCAGACATAAGAACTTTCAG GTTCAACAGAGTGCTCGGAAATTTCGTGATAGATGGATCCTCCATAATAATGCAAGGAGTGAACCAACAGAATATCCACATACATCCACATTTGCGCAGGATATCCAGGGAACTAATATTGTCTGGAGTTCTGCTAGGAGGAAACGCAAGAGCCGTTGGGATTATCAACCTGACGAGCACTATAAGATGGTGGGACTAAAAATCCAAAAGGTTTTTTATGGCCATGGCGAATATGATGTGAGAAACAAGTTGCAGAGGAACCAAGGAACAAACAACTGTTATATCGGTGTCCATCACATGGAGAGTTCAACAGAGGTTGCAGATGATGATGTGCCTCCAGGGTTTGAGCCCAAACAAGAGTGTCAGCCTTCACAACTTTCCATAGGCAGTGAGGTTGCTCCAGGACTTTGCATGGAGAGGAACCAACCTAGCTTGAGTGTTTCACACGGGGTTCCTGTCAAGCTTGGTGAACACTTTGGAACCCCTGAAACTGAAGGAGGCCAATGCCACCAAAATTGGAAAGTTGCACCTGGTGTGCCTTTTAGTTCCTTTCCACCATTGCCTACCTACCCACGAGGGAGTCCCTGTCCCTCGACTTCATCATCTCATATGTTTCGGCCTGATGGAACATCCCCAGTGAACCATAACAGTTCTGGAAATTGTGGAAGGACAGCAGGCCGATGGAAGAGTGCATAG